A DNA window from Bos javanicus breed banteng chromosome 10, ARS-OSU_banteng_1.0, whole genome shotgun sequence contains the following coding sequences:
- the SLC28A2 gene encoding sodium/nucleoside cotransporter 2 produces the protein MEKTNGKEAFALTTVETGIQNPGLELTEEGINPEGSKRAEEQGHSLKGGLEPPTRLRRTLQPFTRARSFCKTHAGLSKKILLSLLCLAYAAYFLAACILDFHRALALFVLTCLVLLVLVHRFLKRLFGEKLTRCLKPLENSRLKFWMKWVLAGVSLIGLILWLALDTAQRPEQLISFAGICMFIIILFACSKHHSAVSWRAVLWGLGLQFVFGILVIRTDPGFNAFQWLGEQVQIFLSYTVAGSSFVFGDVLVKDVFAFQALPIILFFGCVMSILYYLGLVQWVVQKIAWFLQITMGTTATETLAVAGNIFVGMTEAPLLIRPYLADMTLSEIHAVMTGGFATISGTVLGAFISFGIDASSLISASVMAAPSALALSKLVYPEVEESKFKNKEGVKLPRGKEKNVLEAASNGATDAVGLASNVAANLIAFLAVLAFINAALSWLGEMVDIQGLTFQVICSYVLRPMVFMMGVEWADYPMVAEMVGMKFFTNEFVAYQQLSQYKNKRLSGVEEWIEGKKQWISVRAEIITTFSLCGFANLSSIGITLGGLTSMVPHRKSDLSKVVVSALFTGACVSLISACVAGILYVPRGAETDCVSFLNTSFTNRTYETYVCCRELFQSTSLNGTYNPPSFSGPWEDKEFSAIALYNCCDLYTSAVCV, from the exons GAGGACCTTACAGCCTTTCACCAGGGCAAGAAGTTTCTGTAAAACACATGCTGGCTTGTCCAAGAAGATCCTACTGAGCCTGCTGTGTTTGG CTTATGCTGCCTACTTCCTGGCAGCTTGCATCTTGGATTTCCACAGGGCACTGGCCTTGTTCGTCCTCACTTGTTTGGTGCTTTTGGTCCTGGTTCACCGCTTTCTGAAAAGGCTCTTTGGTGAAAAATTGACGAGATGTCTCAAGCCCCTTGAAAACTCCCGCCTGAAGTTTTGGATGAAATG GGTGTTGGCAGGAGTCTCCTTGATTGGCCTTATCCTGTGGCTGGCTCTGGACACAGCCCAAAGGCCAGAGCAGCTGATCTCCTTTGCGGGAATCTGCATGTTCATCATCATCCTCTTTGCCTGCTCCAAACACCATAGCGCA GTGTCCTGGAGGGCAGTGCTTTGGGGCCTAGGTCTTCAGTTTGTCTTTGGGATCTTGGTCATCAGAACTGATCCTGGATTTAATGCATTTCAGTGGCTGGGAGAACAGGTTCAG attttcctcAGCTATACAGTGGCTggctccagttttgtttttgggGATGTTCTGGTCAAAGACGTCTTCGCCTTTCAG GCCTTACCCATCATTCTTTTCTTTGGATGTGTGATGTCCATCCTTTACTACCTGGGCCTTGTGCAGTGGGTTGTTCAGAAG ATTGCTTGGTTTTTGCAAATCACCATGGGCACCACTGCCACAGAGACCCTGGCTGTGGCAGGAAACATCTTTGTGGGTATG ACGGAGGCACCTCTGCTCATCCGGCCATACCTTGCAGACATGACGCTCTCTGAAATCCACGCAGTGATGACTGGAGGGTTTGCCACCATTTCAGGCACTGTATTGGGAGCCTTCATATCCTTTGGG ATTGACGCATCATCCTTGATTTCTGCCTCTGTGATGGCTGCCCCTTCTGCTCTTGCTTTGTCAAAGCTGGTATATCCGGAAGTAGAGGAGTCGAAGTTCAAGAATAAGGAGGGGGTAAAATTGCCCCGTGG gaaggagaagaatgTCCTGGAAGCTGCCAGCAATGGAGCCACAGATGCTGTAGGCCTTGCTAGTAACGTAGCAGCCAACCTGATTgcctttttggctgtgttggccTTCATCAATGCTGCCCTCTCCTGGCTAGGGGAAATGGTAGACATACAGGGACTCACTTTTCAG GTCATCTGCTCCTATGTCTTAAGGCCCATGGTTTTCATGATGGGTGTCGAGTGGGCAGACTATCCAATGGTGGCTGAGATGGTGGGGATGAAATTCTTCACGAACGAGTTTGTGGCCTATCAGCAACTGTCTCAGTACAAAAACAAGCGTCTCTCTGGAGTGGAGGAGTGGATCGAAGGCAAGAAGCAGTGGATTTCT GTGAGAGCTGAAATCATTACAACGTTTTCACTCTGTGGATTTGCCAATCTTAGTTCCATAGGAATCACACTGGGAGGCTTGa CATCAATGGTACCCCACCGGAagagtgacttgtccaaggttgtGGTCAGTGCCCTCTTCACAGGGGCCTGTGTATCCCTTATCAGTGCCTGTGTGGCAG GAATCCTCTATGTCCCCAGGGGAGCAGAAACTGACTGTGTCTCCTTCCTAAACACGAGTTTCACCAACCGAACCTATGAGACCTATGTGTGCTGCAGAGAGCTCTTTCAGAG TACTTCTCTGAATGGGACCTACAACCCTCCTTCTTTTTCTGGTCCCTGGGAAGATAAAGAATTCAGTGCTATCGCACTTTATAACTGCTGTGATCTCTACACAAGTGCTGTCTGTGTCTAA